In Catharus ustulatus isolate bCatUst1 chromosome 28, bCatUst1.pri.v2, whole genome shotgun sequence, one DNA window encodes the following:
- the LOC117008111 gene encoding toll/interleukin-1 receptor domain-containing adapter protein yields MAGWFRRLLHKPKPSSVESLKSSHSASSSPSSSSSSAKSSSSSPGTSLTSSSLSPVSAVDISASDSPRWDKSYDVCICHSEGDMELVEELVSYLEGQPESFRCFLQLRDAVAGNAVVTELCDAVRNSHCWVMLITPGFLQDPWCRYQMHQALAEAPMANGRTIPVLKDVDRKDYPRELWNIYYIYMALKEKSFRQIRDTVVRYLQELCRSSRKGTE; encoded by the exons ATGGCTG GTTGGTTTAGGCGGCTTCTGCACAAGCCAAAGCCGAGCTCAGTGGAAAGCCTCAAGTCCAGCCACTCTGCTTCATCCTcaccttcttcctcctcctcctctgccaagAGCTCCAGCTCTTCTCCTGGCACAAGCTTGACCTCCAGCTCCTTGTCGCCTGTGTCAGCAGTGGACATCAGCGCCTCTGACAGCCCCCGGTGGGACAAGAGCTATGATGTGTGCATCTGCCACAGTGAGGGGGACATGGAGCTGGTGGAGGAGCTAGTGTCCTACCTGGAGGGCCAGCCAGAGAGCTTCCGGTGCTTCCTGCAGCTGCGGGACGCGGTGGCGGGAAACGCGGTGGTGACAGAGCTGTGTGACGCCGTGCGGAACAGCCACTGCTGGGTCATGCTCATAACCCCCGGCTTCCTGCAGGACCCCTGGTGCAGGTACCAGATGCACCAGGCCTTGGCTGAGGCTCCCATGGCCAATGGGCGCACCATCCCAGTGCTGAAGGACGTGGATCGCAAGGATTatcccagggagctgtggaacATCTACTACATCTACATGGCGCTGAAGGAGAAAAGCTTCAGGCAGATCAGAGACACTGTTGTACGCT ACCTCCAGGAACTGTGCCGGAGCTCCAGAAAAGGGACAGAGtag
- the DCPS gene encoding m7GpppX diphosphatase, which translates to MAEGPQPKRKREEEEEAKNGGAVTQGAAAAFTLSDLRVRRILRESARDKIVFLHAERIGLSGEGTDAVVILEKTPFQEEKIPDLLKKPMNAELQMHNDIYCTFYLSPPPELSEIKATVVYPATEKHIQKYLRQEVHLIRETWEDYKNITLPFIQSQSFSIQWVYNILEKKAEADRIVHENPDPSNGFVLVPDLKWNQNQLEDLYLIALVHRRDIKSLRDLTAEHLPLLRNVLQEGKEAIVKRFGVPSSQLRIYLHYQPSYQHLHVHFTALGYDAPGSSVERAHLLADVIDNLAMDSMYYQKRALTFPLRADEPLFKKFQEAGKV; encoded by the exons ATGGCGGAGGGCCCGCAGCCGAAGAGGaagcgggaggaggaggaggaggcgaAAAATGGCGGGGCCGTCACTCAGGGCGCCGCCGCAGCTTTCACGCTGTCGGACTTGCGAGTGCGGCGCATCCTGCGGGAGTCGGCGCGGGACAAGATCGTGTTCCTGCACGCGGAG AGGATTGGCCTCTCTGGAGAGGGCACAGATGCTGTAGTCATCCTGGAAAAGACTCCTTTCCAGGAGGAGAAGATCCCAGACCTGCTGAAGAAGCCCATGAACGCAGAGCTGCAGATGCACAATGACATTTACTGCACCTTCTACCTGAGCCCTCCCCCAGAACTGAGTG AGATCAAAGCCACAGTGGTGTACCCTGCCACGGAGAAACACATCCAGAAATACCTGCGTCAGGAAGTGCACCTCATCCGTGAAACCTGGGAGGATTACAAGAACATAACCCTGCCCTTCATCCAGTCCCAGAGCTTCAGCATCCAG TGGGTGTATAATATCCTGGAGAAGAAAGCTGAGGCTGATCGAATTGTCCATGAAAACCCAGATCCTTCCAATGGCTTTGTTCTGGTTCCAGATTTAAAGTGGAATCAAAACCAG ctggaggacCTGTACCTGATTGCCCTGGTGCACCGCCGGGACATCAAGTCCCTGAGGGATCTCACGGCCGAGCACCTCCCGCTGCTCAGGAACGtcctgcaggaagggaag GAGGCCATAGTGAAGCGTTTTGGcgtgcccagctcccagctgcgGATCTACCTGCACTACCAGCCCTCCTACCAGCACCTGCACGTGCATTTCACTGCCCTGGGCTATGATGCAccaggcagctctgtggagagAGCCCATCTCCTGGCTGATGTCATTGATAACCTGGCCATGGACTCCATGTACTACCAGAAACGGGCTCTCACCTTCCCCCTGCGGGCTGATGAACCCCTGTTTAAGAAATTCCAGGAGGCAGGAAAAGTGTGA